A genomic window from Gossypium hirsutum isolate 1008001.06 chromosome D12, Gossypium_hirsutum_v2.1, whole genome shotgun sequence includes:
- the LOC121224693 gene encoding uncharacterized protein — protein sequence MLLRSGRRTSKGPVNVTDWQTDHSNPHVEPNVSEDSNMANQTLKQLAAPNLAAQPPSITYPALDRPLKLNLGFLNLLPKFNGLPGLAKDWLYYMPPGSFTTWIGLHKAVLEKYFSASRIGSIRKEICGIKQLVGESLYEYWERFKRLCVSCPQHQISEQLLVQYFYEGLTLQDRGMIDAASGGALVDKIPEQARNLIANMAQNTQQFGLRRSDLGKRMDEGQSSMMEAQLANLTAMVSKLMTGGTVKASLCGICCLEGHTTDMCPTLQEGEANAVFPNQRRYDPYSATYNEGWRDHPNLRYQNHATPLRFEQQNSRSYNSSQQQPNHQNLSAETKTHTMLEQMMKMMAD from the exons ATGTTATTAAGGAGTGGAAGACGAACATCAAAAGGCCCTGTTAACGTCACTGATTGGCAAACCGATCATTCCAACCCCCACGTTGAGCCTAACGTTTCAGAGGATTCCAACATGGCTAACCAGACCTTGAAGCAATTGGCCGCTCCTAACTTGGCTGCGCAACCACCATCTATCACGTATCCCGCCCTTGATAGGCCATTAAAGCTCAATTTGGGATTCCTGAATTTGTTGCCAAAATTCAATGGGTTACCAG GTTTGGCGAAGGACTGGTTATATTATATGCCGCCAGGCTCATTCACAACTTGGATAGGGTTACATAAAGCTGTCCTTGAGAAGTATTTTTCGGCATCAAGAATAGGGTCAATCAGGAAGGAAATTTGTGGGATTAAGCAACTGGTAGGTGAGTCACTATACGAGTACTGGGAAAGATTTAAACGGCTATGTGTGAGTTGCCCACAGCATCAGATTAGTGAGCAGCTCTTAGTGCAATATTTTTATGAAGGGTTGACACTACAAGATCGAGGAATGATCGATGCAGCGAGTGGAGGTGCATTGGTTGATAAAATTCCTGAGCAAGCCCGAAATTTAATCGCTAATATGGCACAGAATACACAGCAATTCGGTCTCAGGAGGTCCGACTTGGGTAAACGAATGGATGAGGGCCAGTCGAGTATGATGGAGGCTCAATTAGCTAATTTAACGGCGATGGTAAGTAAGTTGATGACTGGAGGTACTGTAAAAGCTTCACTATGTGGCATTTGTTGTTTAGAAGGACATACCACAGATATGTGCCCAACATTACAGGAAGGGGAAGCCAACGCCGTCTTTCCAAATCAGAGGAGGTATGATCCATATTCAGCTACCTATAACGAGGGATGGAGAGACCACCCCAATCTCAGATACCAAAATCATGCCACACCTTTGAGATTTGAACAGCAAAATTCCCGATCATATAACTCGTCACAGCAACAACCCAACCATCAAAACCTTAGTGCTGAAACCAAGACCCATACCATGcttgaacaaatgatgaagatgatggcTGACTAG